The following are from one region of the Thermodesulforhabdaceae bacterium genome:
- a CDS encoding glycosyltransferase, whose amino-acid sequence MIDYRVCAVVPTYNRKELLTKCIKSILSGTVSPKNIIVVDNASTDGTKEHIESLFSQEIEQGKIIYVRLEENMGGAGGFAAGLKKGMEMDVDYFWLMDDDAEPTKNALSELIKRAALRLCLVSLPTDKNKQELSWGVGIRIKNKIKTFVFLSDIPTNCVLEAPFAPLIGMFIPKSIVYAIGFPREDYFIWGDDVEYIHRMWENGYKVMYVRESIIFHPVQKKIITNFLWKKNIVLIDAPDWKQYYGLRNHVHLLSRRGKWLDTIGRIVYFLLIWKARGGKLNTLHFYLKGIWHGFTGKLGRNDKIMPGN is encoded by the coding sequence TTGATAGACTATCGAGTCTGTGCGGTAGTTCCCACATATAACCGAAAAGAACTTCTTACGAAATGTATAAAATCCATATTAAGCGGCACAGTATCTCCAAAGAACATTATTGTGGTTGATAATGCATCCACTGACGGAACGAAAGAACATATTGAATCTCTATTTTCTCAGGAAATAGAACAGGGAAAAATTATTTATGTCAGGCTTGAGGAAAACATGGGAGGCGCTGGTGGATTTGCTGCGGGGTTAAAAAAAGGGATGGAAATGGATGTGGACTATTTCTGGCTAATGGATGACGACGCTGAACCAACTAAAAACGCTTTGTCTGAACTTATAAAAAGAGCAGCCCTCCGATTATGCCTTGTTTCCTTGCCAACAGATAAAAATAAACAGGAGTTGTCCTGGGGAGTGGGAATCAGGATCAAAAACAAAATTAAGACTTTTGTATTTCTTTCTGATATTCCTACCAACTGTGTTCTGGAAGCACCTTTTGCTCCACTTATAGGGATGTTTATCCCTAAATCCATTGTTTATGCTATTGGTTTTCCAAGAGAGGACTATTTCATTTGGGGCGATGATGTGGAGTATATTCATCGCATGTGGGAAAACGGATACAAGGTTATGTATGTTCGAGAAAGCATTATATTTCATCCTGTTCAGAAGAAGATCATTACTAATTTTCTTTGGAAGAAAAATATTGTTTTGATAGACGCTCCGGATTGGAAGCAGTACTACGGACTTAGAAACCATGTTCACTTGCTTTCTAGACGCGGGAAATGGTTAGACACTATTGGAAGAATCGTTTATTTTCTTCTTATTTGGAAAGCAAGGGGTGGAAAATTGAATACCCTACATTTCTACTTGAAAGGCATATGGCATGGCTTTACGGGAAAACTTGGTAGAAATGACAAAATAATGCCAGGAAATTAA